The Rhipicephalus microplus isolate Deutch F79 chromosome 4, USDA_Rmic, whole genome shotgun sequence sequence TTGTGGCCAATTTGTCTGAAATGCTGCTTTGCAAAACTAATGCAATGTTTAGGACCTCTGTCTGCTAACAGCAACACCAGGCCTTGATACTTTCACAACATATTCTACAATTTCAAAAAAGCCTCTTGGAGAGTTCTGCCAAACGCGCTTCATTTGGTTGTGCTACATCTAAATCTGTGCTTTAACCTTTGCACAGCGATCATTTCCATTATCAACAAGAAGGCAGACTCTTGAAACATTaaagctctgaaaaaaaaaacaaaaaacaaaaactaagcTTTGGTTTGTAAACTTCTGGTCCAAGGCCCACGAACAGTCGAGGCAACATATCATGCTCTTGCACTAAAGCTGCCAGAAAGTGGCTGTGTGTGCAACTGGGTTTTGTCAGCGGGTCCTCCAATCATTGACATCATTTCTTCTCGCCAAATTAACCTTGCTCATAATTTCGTTTCATTGAACTGTTCGCACTTTATTTTGACTTCCGTAGCTACTTGGCTAATTTCTGTGTGTGGCTATGTACTGCATGGTTGGATGTAAAGCAGCGATGTGATGATGCGAGTTGTCGCATGTTAATTCTAAGTACTCGCATCAGTATACTGACAGTGTGAGCATTGTAGCAGCGACATAGCTTAGGGTGCAATGATGATGACTTGATTTTATCAGTATATTTTTCATTTTGGAAAACTAGCTCTAGTCACATGATGTGTGGGCCTAGGCTTCTCAGCTTGTAGAAATAATTCTTGAAAAGTGTCGTAGTACTGGCGATGCAgctgctattttttttaattttgggtAGGGGGGGTCAAATACTGCAATAATTGTTGCATATATCAAATGTTTAACTGTGATTACTCGTTTCATGCCTATTCATATATTAAAATTTCTTGCTAGAACAAGAACTCGCCagagtggtctagtggctaaggcactcagctacCGACCCACAGGccacaggatcgaatcctggctgctgcAGACacatttttgatagaggcaaaaatgctggaGGCCTCTGTGGTTAGATTTAAATGCATATTAAGAACCCTGAGGTggcagaaatttccggagccctccactacggcatctctcatatgggggttttgggaccttaaattATTATGCTAGAACAAACAACTGAATTTATATGCACAGTGAAACATGAGTAAAAGACAATGCTACCAGCAATTTGACTGCACACACGGTTGTTTCACACCATTGTGAGGTATGACATGGGGCAAGGATGTATGGGAGTCATTTTCTGGAAATATTCGTGTTTTAGAAATGACCATTCCACGTCCACTGTTCCTTGAGTGGTTCCTTGAGCTGCCTTCTAATTGGGcgttacaaataaataaaattttaaaatgcCATTCCATGTTGACCTAGAACATGTGAACAGGAATGCCATTTTATGTTGACCTAGAACATGTGAACAGGCATGCCAGTAATTAAGCTGCTGGAATCCATGCAAAGTGGTGCTGCCTGGCTCATAATGTCTACCTACGGAACATACAGTATGAAGGAGTTGCTTGAACTGCAATCTGTAGACATCATACAGACATCATCTTTCATAAATTGTATTACtactttcccaaattccatggcTCCTTTCTACTGCCTTTGGCCCATTATTCGCTTCATCTATCAGCGTCCAGTCACTTTTTGGTAGAACCACGTTGGACAAATAATTTCGTTCTTTAACCAATGAGTATTCAATCTGCTTACCTAAATTGATTGTTCTGGTGTGCAACCTACTGAAATTGGAGAAATAACGAACCATTCTTGTTTTAAACTGCGTTAATACTCCCCTCACACACATTCCTCTCATTATCTATCCAACATTTATATACATTTATAATTGGCCTTATTTAAGCGTTTCAATGATTAATGTGTCACTTTTGGAGCTTTCAGTTGAAACTGCGTTAATACTTCCCTCATTCACCTTTATCCTATTATATACTTGACATTTATATACATTTATAATTGGCTTTATTAAAGTGTTTCAATGGTGTGTTACTTTTCGAGCTTTCAATGCACACACGTTTTTTGTGGCATTACTTCCACTTaaattgctctttttttttgtgctgatcatgtctttttcttttttagttattGCTGCAATTTTTCTTCTCTGATATGAGTGTAGGCACTGGGCATTAACTTGCATAATACTCCTTTGCAGTGGTCCTGATAGGGGATTCAGGTGTCGGCAAGAGTAACCTTCTTTCAAGGTTCACGAGGAATGAGTTCAACTTGGAAAGCAAGAGCACCATCGGGGTGGAGTTTGCCACGCGCTCGATCCAGGTGGACAACAAGACAGTCAAAGCTCAGATCTGGGACACAGCAGGCCAAGAACGCTACCGTGCCATCACTAGCGCGTGAGAATTTGACTTGCACCTAAAgctgtgctcagatttaagtgttCTTGTGTATCGGTCCAGTTCAGGCCGAGTGGTTGTAAACCATCTGTTGTAAAAGAGTGAACCACAGGCTTCCTATAGCCTGTGAGCTGTGAAGTTGTATTCTTATTACTGGGGAACTGTTCGTGATTGGGAGAGTTGGTATGGATTGGTACCTTACTGGCAGGTGGAAAGATTCAAACAGGGTGGAGATGTTTAGTTATTAGGTGAGGACATTTCAGATGCAATTGACCAGATAATGCAACAGTGCCTGCACCCTTTAGTCAGGTACTTGTAGTGGATGTTTATCAGCAATGTGGCTCCACTCTAAGACGGAAAGGCATTGCCGTAGCAGCCAATGTGTCGTGGCAAACCTGAATTTCCTAGTCGGCAAATGTGCCTATGGTACTCGCAATTAAAGCTGGAAACCCATCCAGCCTTTTTCGTGAAGAAAGCAACAAGGGGCAAATGCTGGTGCAAATCGCTGGTCACGTCTATTGCTGTAGCAACAGTGAAACATATTCTCTTTTGAAGTTTCTGCTTGTAGACATCCACTGCAGTCACTGGACCAATGCACCTGTGCCATTTGTGGTCGGACGAACCTTGCAAACAAGCAGAGAAGCGGCTTCGCTTAGTGCGTATCTAACGCTATGTGCTTAAAAGTACAAAGTAAAGAAAGCTCCTCATAAGTGCCGACTTGCCACTGTGTCTTTTGTGAATGCCACATGTACAGACTGGCGTAACCATGTGCCAATATTTTTGTGGTGAATACGAATCGGCACGCTCTGGCACTACTGACTAAATTATACTTATCGTTGAAGATATTGATGGCTCACTTGCTTGTGTCTCATCACAATATTAGTAAAGGGTGCATATGTTTCCTCTTTGCATCACTTTTCTTTAACCCGATTCGTACTTGATAATGAGATTTGTTACTCTGAAGCCATTTGTTCCAATCTCTGGTTGTTTTCCAAAACGTGGATGAGAATTCTGACCTCGAGGGCGGCACTTGTTAACGTTAATTGCAGCAGTGGCAGGGCTTGTTTTACTCTTTTATAGCTGTGCAGCATTCATGGGCAAAATAGTGTCGGCGTAAAATGAGAAGCAATGCTGTTTTTGCTGACTAGtcttgttttctttgtgttgcTTGCATATCTGAAGCAGTAATTTGAGCAAGAATGTGCATTACAGGCTCTTTTTTTCCAAGACAGCACCCATGAAACCCCTTAGGTTTCACCAGCATCAAATAGCAGAAGTTTCTGTGCAGTGTTTTTAGAACTCTTAAAGAAAAAATTAGCTGCTGTATCTTTTTGCAGGCTATTTTGAAGGCAATTAGAGACTTGAAGGTAATCAAATGTTAAAGCATAAGTGCTAATGCTTCATAATGTTTAAAACACCAAGGCATCAGGTTTCATAATTGAGGGATGTGTGCGAACATAGCACATGACTTGTGCTACCGGTTCAGCTTGGTTGAAACCTGCCCTGCATCTACAATTTTCAATGCGCATATTTGATTGCTCAGTTATGGAGCAAGTTTCTTGTTTCACTTGGGTGTGAGGTTAtaagtataatttttttctttatgtatttCCAAATAGAACTCGGATTGCACACTTTCGAACCGATCTGTGATTATGTGGTGTATAATGCCCTTTCTATGTACCTATTGTATAGAAGTAAACAAATACGAGTGGCTGCCCACAATTAGTGCAGTGGGAGCATAAGAAAGGGATAAAAGGAAAATAGTGTTCGCAGTAACTACATAACTTACTGGACGAATAACTTGCGTTAGTGATGGTTTCCCGCAGCGGTGAGTGAACGCTGGCACATTTGAACTTGTGAGCTAATGGCCTTCTCCTTTCCACTTCTTCACCGTCGCTTATGGCCAGCCGATTCGCCACTGCCGCTCTGGGTTAAGGGCCAGCAAAGCGGGTGCAACGCATAATTCGCACCGcccgtttctctcttttttttttttcccctctgaggcactgcgccgtgccgCCTTGCggctgacagaaattaggtgcctttttctttATTCAAGAATCGCTACTACCACCGTTTCTCGCCGTAGGCTGCAGGACAACATCCGCCACATCGCGGCCGCACTGCCGAGGAGAAGGCCGTGGCGCTTTGGAGCAGTGGCGGCATCTAGTTTTGTGTAGACAAACTAGCTGCGGGAAACAGTTATTACACTCTACTCaagaaaactttattttcatgcatACGACTATTGATAATTCATCTTGATGATCACCCGGCGATGCGGCCGCCTTGCCGTGCGCAAGATCTGTGGCGATGCAGTAGGTAGTGAGCTATTTGGCTAAATACACATGACCATCCTTGTACCTGTAGCCTACACTGTAGGATCTTGTTAGATTATCTAGTGATGTGTCGTGTGTGTTAGTGTAGTACCCTCTCTGAACTACTTCATGCAAAAGTGCCTCGTTAATCAAAACACCTGCCATCCTCGAGAAGTAGAACTCTAGCGATTTTTAGCACAGGAGCATGGAGGCCCATTGCAAGGGGCCTTCAGTAGTAGCTTTTTCTTGATGTACatgagggggtgggggggggggtggaaagaAACTCGAGGAGAGTAGCATGCTGTTTTTATCGCGCTCTGTTCTTGGTGGCTATAAAAAGATCCTGGATGGGTCTTGGTTCATCTATGACTAGTGGCTTTTAAGCACTATCCAGGTTGCAACTACTTGAAAACGAATTTAGAACAGTAGATGATGTTATCACATTTTCGCGTTGCTTGCCATCCCCCTGTATATGCACAGTTAAGTGATCTTGCTGTTCAGTTGTCAGACATTGGATTGTACTCATTGTCACTAGACGGGGCAGTAGGTATAACTGGGAAGCACAAAAAAATTTGAAACTGCATGAAATTTTCAAAGCTCTCTCGGCACTGTTTCTCCAATTAACCTGAAGAATGCAGCCTCACAAAGTGCTGATAATGTGCATGTCAGTGCACTTCTAGATGCCTTGTTTGGCAACATGATGGATACATTCTGCATGGTGGGTCCCTTGAGGGCTTCCCCAGTAACCGTGCATCCTTTGCTAGTGTATGTACTGTTTTTATATCGTATTGCATTTAGCCTGTGGTGCATTGTTTAAATCGTTGTGCTTCAATCACTATGCAGAAACAGTCTACATGTGAAATTGACACACCAAATTTTCAATTTTCTGCGGGTAATTTAATCTGCATCACCTGTTTGCACTTCTGTAGAGTTTTCTTATGAGCCCACCTATATTGGGGGGGAGGGGTAATTTTTTCAGTGCTGCTCATCACTTCGATGCAAATGGATGCCCGTTGCACTTTTTCATGCTTGGACGTGTGCTGTGCACAGGTACTACAGGGGAGCTGTGGGTGCACTGTTGGTGTATGACATTGCGAAGCATCTGACCTACGAGAATGTGGAGCGCTGGCTCAAGGAGCTGAAGGACCACGCTGACCAGAACATAGTCATCATGCTTGTGGGCAACAAGAACGACCTCAGACACCTTCGGGCTGTGCCTACTGACGAAGCGAAGGCCTTTGCTGGTCAGTGCATGTATCTTGAGTCATATCTAGGAGCCTGAATCTGTAACTAAGCCAGACATCGCAGTGCGGTTGCAAAAATGATTGGTGCTTTGATTGACTTAAGCAGAAATGTCAGAGATTCATTCAAAACTGATCAGTAGGTTTATCTATAGtcagtattttcttttttttttttcaggggttaAGCAACATACACATGAAGATCGAAAAGTAGCATACACATTAAAAAGAATGTGCCGCAGCTATGAACTAGATCAGCAATTATAAATGTAAAGGCCCTCATTGTGGCCGAAAAAAGAACTGCTGCTGAGCAAAGTATGCAAAAACAGGTTTTGCCCTCTTTGTCTCTTTCACGTATATTcctttcattgctttttttttttcatttcaactgATCGTTTTCTGTGGGAAGTAAGGTAGCAACTGCATGTATATATGTAAATAATTCATGTGCAGTAAAGTAATATTGCTGGATAATAAATTAAATATTAAGTTATTATTAAATAATATAAATTATAACATTCTTTTAAGTTGAGCATTTCTCAAGGAGGCGACCAAGTTCGTATGCATCAGTGCATTCTATTTATTGAGTGGATGGAACGGCGATTTATGTGCTTGATATCCATGCTTCCCGCTGGGTGCCTTGTACACATAAACttgagtaaaagaaaaaaagcctaTGACCACGCAAAGTGGGGTGACAAAATCTTCAGTTGGTCATTttaatattttgtgtgtgtgtgtgtgtgacctgTGTGCGACCATGCGGGCATTATTAGTATTATGAAGGTTTTTAAAAAAGTTAGAAGTGTCATTTGATGGTCCGTGGTCATTTTGTGTGAAAAGGAATTTTTTGGAACATCCGAGTAAAAATCTTGCAGTGTTGATTTGTGCGGGCAAGCTTTATTaaatgttgtgtgtgtgtgtgtgtttagtcaAGGGGATTGTAATTTCATCACTCGTAGTATAGTGAGCATCTCCTATCTGTAGGAACGACTTTGTCTTCTTTTGGATGTGTTGAATGTTTAACAAACCTCATTTCCGCCTAGCTTGAAGGCGCCACTTGTTGGCGTTTTTCCTGTGGTCATTTTGTTTGCAACTTTCTCGCCTGTCAACCATTTTGCTAAAGGACCCTTTGCACAATATGAATTATGCTTGGTAACCACAGAGGACGGAGCTTTCTAGGAGAA is a genomic window containing:
- the Rab11 gene encoding RAS oncogene family member Rab11; translated protein: MANKDDEYDYLFKVVLIGDSGVGKSNLLSRFTRNEFNLESKSTIGVEFATRSIQVDNKTVKAQIWDTAGQERYRAITSAYYRGAVGALLVYDIAKHLTYENVERWLKELKDHADQNIVIMLVGNKNDLRHLRAVPTDEAKAFAEKNKLSFIETSALDSTNVEAAFHQILTDIYHIVSQKQIRSEGDNDPSPSRDNIPITIAPTDPTDNRKKSCACQQ